The Deinococcus terrestris nucleotide sequence CTGCGGAGCCCGTTGACGTTCAGGGTGGTCACCTTCAGGGGCGGCGCGAGCATCGGCGCGGAGGATAGCGCCTCGCCGGGTCGGGTACCCTGGGGGCACCATGGTCGAGATCAAGTTCCGGAGCGAGCAGGATGGCCGCGAGTTCGAGATGACCCACCCCCGCGCCGCCCGTGTCCTGGAGGACGTGCGGACCTGGGCCGAGGGGAATGGCTTCGCGCACGTCACCTTCTGGCGCGACGCTGCGGACGAGGAAAGGCTGTGGGTGCAGCTCGGGGACGACCGCCTGAACTACTGGATTCCCGTGAGCACCTTCACCGAGGGCCGCCACGAGACGGTCGAGATGCAGCTCGACTACGCCCGTGGTGCCCAGCGCCGCAGCGCCGCCGGATACGAGCGCTTCGATAAATAGCCCTGTCTTAGCGCCGCTCCACCTCGACCCGCAGGTGGAGCGTGTCCGTGAGGGGGGAGGGCAAGTCACGCCCACTGAGGTTTAGCCCGTAGCTGGCCGCCAGTGCCCGCACGTCCTCCGGCGTCAGCACGACCGGAAAGACGAGGTCGGCTTCGGTGGGTGGGGGAGGGGACTCCCACAGCGCCTCACCCAGCCTCCGCAGCCGGGCGAGGTGCCATTCGCCCTGCGCCGCCACGACGAGCCGACCTCCGGGCCGCAGCACCCGCCGCGCCTCGGCCACAGCGCGGGCCGGGTCGTGAAGGTGGGCCAGCACACGCACGAGGAGTACGGCGTCGAAGGAGGCGTCAGGGAAGGGGAGTTGCTCGGCCACGCCGCGCTGAACGCCTTCCCCCGGTTCAGGGTCCAGCCCGACCACTTCGCCCCGGTGGCCCCGTGCCCTCAGCGCTCGCAGGAGCCGCCCCTCGCCCGCGCCCACGTCGAGCACGCGGGCGGTGGGGGAGAGGCGCAGCGCGTTCAGCAGCGGCTCCTCCGGCCAGCCCAGCCCCAGCTGCCGCGACAGCCTCGCGTCCCTGTCCCGCCAGCCTCCCGGAGTCATCCTGCGCAGTCTGGCACGGCTTTTACAGCCTCCTTGTGAAGACTCCACACAACGTTTATAACGTGGCGGCATTTACGTTTCGGGCGAGGGGCGCGGGCGAGAGTTGACCCGTGTTCGGGGCAGGACCACCCTCCCCGAGAGTTCTTGCGAAAGGCAGGTTTAACGATGAAACTGTCCAACCTGATGTACGTGCTCGGCTTTGTGTCCATGGCGATGTCCGCCGGTTCTTTCACCGCTGGCAAGGCGGACGGCGGCGAAGGCGACAAGGGCGGCGAGGAGAAGCAGCGCAGCGGCCTGTTCGTGGGCTTCTGGCCCCCCACGTTCTTCATCCTCGGCAAGATCATCGAGGACCGCGAGAACCACAACAAGAACATCCTCACGGGCGAGTAAACCAACCAAAGAGGAAGGGACGTGGTGTAAGGCCACGTCCCTTCTTCTTGTGTGGGTCACATCTCCATGCGGGTCTTGAGGAAGTTGGTCATCACGGCGCCCCGCTTGTAGAAGGGGTTGTCCATGATCTTGATGTAGAGCGGGATGGTGGTCTTGGGACCGTGAATCACGCTCTCTTCGAGCGCCCGCTTCATGCGGCTGATCGCCTGCTCGCGGCTGTCGTGGTGGACGATCAGTTTGCCGATCAGCGAGTCGTAGTGCGGCGGAATTACGTAGCCGGTGTAGGCATGGCTGTCCACCCGCACGCCGGGGCCGCCCGCGAAGTGCACGTCGTCAATCTTGCCCGCCGCCGGGCGGAAGTCCTTGTCGGGGTCTTCCGCGTTGATGCGGCACTCGATGGAATGGCCGTGCAGCTTCACGTCCTCTTGCCGCAGGTGCAGGCCCTCACCCGCCGCGATCTGAATCTGGAGCCGCACGAAGTCGAGGCCCGAGATCATCTCGGAGACGCAGTGCTCGACCTGAATCCGGGTGTTCATCTCCATGAAGTAGTAGTTGCCGTCGCGGTCCACGATAAATTCCAGGGTCCCCGCGCCCGCATAGTTCACGTGTTTGGCGAGCCGCACACCCGCATCCAGAATCTCCTGCCGCAGCGATTCGGGCAGGGTCGAGGGCGCTTCCTCAATCAGTTTCTGGTTGCGGCGCTGAATGGAGCAGTCGCGCTCGCCGATATGGATCACGTGGCCCTGGCCATCGCCCATGACTTGCACCTCGACGTGCCGGAATTCTTCGAGGAACTTCTCCATGATGATCGCAGGGTCCCCGAAGTACAGCCGCGCTTCCTCCTGCGCCTGTGCAAAGCCCCTGGCGAGTTCATCCTGGGTGCGGATGACCTTCTGGCCGCGCCCGCCGCCCCCCGCGCTGGCCTTGAGCAGCACCGGATAGCCGATCTGCTTGGCGGCGAGCAGCGCGGCGTCCACGTCGTCCAGCACGCCCGTACCCGGCACCACCGGCACCCGGCTCTGCGCGGCGATGTCGCGCCCGCCCGCCTTGCTCCCCAGCGCCCGCATGGATTCCGGCGTCGGCCCGATAAAGACGAGGCCGTGCTCGCGGCACATC carries:
- a CDS encoding class I SAM-dependent methyltransferase, which produces MTPGGWRDRDARLSRQLGLGWPEEPLLNALRLSPTARVLDVGAGEGRLLRALRARGHRGEVVGLDPEPGEGVQRGVAEQLPFPDASFDAVLLVRVLAHLHDPARAVAEARRVLRPGGRLVVAAQGEWHLARLRRLGEALWESPPPPTEADLVFPVVLTPEDVRALAASYGLNLSGRDLPSPLTDTLHLRVEVERR
- the accC gene encoding acetyl-CoA carboxylase biotin carboxylase subunit — encoded protein: MFKKILIANRGEIALRVIRTAREMGIQTVVVYSTADEKSLPVLLADESVCVGPPASNASYLNIPNILSAALMTGAEAIHPGYGFMAENPDFAEMCREHGLVFIGPTPESMRALGSKAGGRDIAAQSRVPVVPGTGVLDDVDAALLAAKQIGYPVLLKASAGGGGRGQKVIRTQDELARGFAQAQEEARLYFGDPAIIMEKFLEEFRHVEVQVMGDGQGHVIHIGERDCSIQRRNQKLIEEAPSTLPESLRQEILDAGVRLAKHVNYAGAGTLEFIVDRDGNYYFMEMNTRIQVEHCVSEMISGLDFVRLQIQIAAGEGLHLRQEDVKLHGHSIECRINAEDPDKDFRPAAGKIDDVHFAGGPGVRVDSHAYTGYVIPPHYDSLIGKLIVHHDSREQAISRMKRALEESVIHGPKTTIPLYIKIMDNPFYKRGAVMTNFLKTRMEM